The DNA segment CACGCGTCCGTCGGGAAGCCTCAGCGAAGCTGCGGGATCCGGACGGAAGCGTCGCGTGTCTATACCTTCATGGCAAACCGCTATGCGTGGCTGCGCATCGGCCGGATAAAGACTTTTCTGCCAATTGGTCGGGCTGATGCCGCCCTCGATTGCCTCCAGCGACAGCAACTGTGCGACGTTGCGCAGACGCAATCTCTTGCGGGTCTCCGAATCGGGCTTGTCATCCGGCGCGAAGCCGACGTCCGCGCCTTCGGCGCGATAAAAGAACTCGCAATATCCAAGCGCGGGTACGCGTGGCAGCACATCCTTCACGAACATCATGCTTCCCCAGCCTATGTGGCCGAGGACGACGTCGGGGACCTGGCCGAGGCGTGCCATCGCGTCGAAGGTCTCCGCGACCCGATGGCCGATACGCACATGGTGGTCGGGCGCGCTGAGATGCCGGGCCATTTGCGGATGTGCCCGGGGACCCGGTTCCACCCGATGCCTGACCACGCGGACCGAAGGGATCCGTTGATCCACAGTTTCGGTCACCAGGGTCACTTCGTTGCCCGCCTCTACGAGATGGTGAGCGAGGGCCGCGAACTGGCCAAAGCCGCGCCGGTGCACAAATGCTACATGCATGTTCTCAAGCCAACCGCAAAACAGGGATCACTCTTCGAAGGCACATCAAATGCCGTAACGAGCGGCATTGCCCCAGACCAGTTCGAGACGGTGCAGGGTCTGGAAGGCGGTCTCAAGGTTTCGCCGGTCCTGCTCGCCATGGGTAAGGGCGCGTTCATAAGACTTCGCCGCTTCGCGCAGGTTGGCGCAAAGCTTTCTGCCTTTTTCCGAAAGCCGGATGCGGGCCGATCGCTTGTCGCGCTGCGAAGCGATTCGGTCGATGTAGTCGCCGTCCCCGAGCTGCTTCAGATAATAGGAGATGTTGGAGCCCATATAGTAGCCGCGGTCCAGGAGTTCGCCCACCGAGAGCTCCGCCTCTCCGATAGCCAGAAGTACCATGGCCTGGGCGGGCCCGATGTCATCGACGCCGATCTTGGAAAGTTCCGTGCGCAACAAGCCGGAAAACCGTCGGCTGGCGCGCTCCATGACCCGAGCCAGCTCGAAATATGTGATCAGAGGACCGTCTCCGTCGCGATCGGTCTCAGGGTTGTCGGGCATCTTCCTCATCGTGTCACTGGCGGGCAGGACGGCCACCGTGTCTGCGAAATCTGCGAACGGATAGTGAATCCTATGATTCATCCCTCTCTCCATTGGGGAAGTTACTTCAAAGTTCTAGAATTTACTTCAAAAATTGAAGCAAATTTCGTGACGCCCCCGCCCCGAATTTCCTCATCTTGAGCAAGCGATCTTTATTGTGCCACACTGATCACAGCAATACTGTGATTTGAGTGAATCTGACCCAGATCGCGACCTCGCATACACCTCCTAGCCGGAAAATCGCCGATGCGTAATACTGTTCCGAATCAAATGATTAGCAAGAGCCAAATCAACGCAAATCCGGCGCAAAACGGAACAATCAACCCAAGGCTGCTGGTCTTGCGGGCCCGTCGCGTTTTCGTTGTGACACTTCTTTATGCAGCTTTGCTAAGCGCCTGTATCAACCTCCTGCAACTCACAATGCCGCTCTACATGATGCAGGTACATGACAGGGTGTTGAATAGCCAGAGCATGGACTCGCTCGTGATGCTGACGATTCTGGCCCTCGGCGCGCTTGTCGTTCTCGGCGTACTCGACTTCATCCGCGCCCTCACCTTTCAGGCCATGGGCAGCGCCGTCGTGCGCTGGCTGAACCTGCCGGTCCTCACCGCTGCAGTGCAAGCCTCGGCCGATCAAGGGCTTGCCCGTGCGACGCAGTCGCTCAGGGACCTCACCGAGCTGCGCGGATTTCTGACCTCCTCGGCGGTCAGCGCTCCTCTGGACGCGGCCTGGTCCCCCATCTTTCTGGGCGTTCTTTTTCTGCTGCATCCGCTCTTCGGGCTTATTGGCGCGATTTCCGTAACGGTGCTTGTCTGCTGCGGTCTCCTGAACGACCTTCTGACCCGGCAGCTCATGAAAGAGGCAAGTCAGGCTAATATTGAGGCAGTCTCGAAAATAGGTGCGACATTACGTCACGCCGAGGCCATTGAGGCTATGGGGATGTTGCCCGCACTCGCGAAGAAGTGGCGAGTCGCGCAGCTGCACGCCCTCAGCGTGCTGGAGGCCAGTGGAATCAGAAGCAGGGCGATGGCCTCGATTACCCGCAGCCTGCGCTTTGCCATTCAGATGATATCACTCGCCGCGGGCGCTCTGCTCGTGATGAAACAGGAGATCTCCCCCGGCGCGATGATGGCGACGACCATTCTTGTCGGGCGCCTTCTCCTGCCCTTCGATTCCGTCATCGAGAACTGGCGACAATGGGTCTTGGCCATCGCCGGCTGGCGCCGGATCGAGGCTGCGCTGAACGAAGACCTCGCGGTCCGCCAGACCATGCCGACCCCGCGCTCCGAAGGCGACCTGGTCGTGGACAAGCTGGTCTACGCCGCACCCGGCATCGACGTGCCGATCATCAAGGGCATCTCATTCTCTCTCTCGCCCGGGGAGGTCCTGGGAATCGTCGGCCCCTCCGCCGCCGGCAAGTCCACCCTGGCGCGGCTGCTCGTCGGCATCCTGAAGCCGACGGCGGGTGGCGCCTTCCTGGACGGCAACAATGTCTATCTCTGGGAGCGCAGTTCATTCGGAAAGGTCGCAGGCTATCTTCCCCAGTCCGTCTCCCTCCTCGAGGGAACGATCCGCGAAAACATCGCCCGCATGGAAGAGAGCGACCCCTACAAGGTGCTCGAGGCGTCGCGGCTCGCCGACGTCCACGATATGATCGGGCGCCTGCCGCTCGGCTACGACACGCCGGTTGGCGAAGGGCAATTGACCCTTTCCGGCGGGCAAAGGCAGCGCATCGCGCTCGCCCGCTGCCTTTACGGCCGCCCGCGTCTCATCGTCCTCGATGAGCCGAATGCCAATCTTGATGCGATCGGCGAGCGGGCCCTCATCCGCGCGGTCGAAGACGCGCGCCGCGACGGCGCCATTGTCATCCTCATCGCCCACAGGCCGGCCATCATGCAGGTTGCCGACAAATTGCTCGTGCTGGAAGGCGGCCGCATCAGCCAGTTCGGCCCGCGTACGGACGTTGTCGCTTCCATGATGCCGGGCGAAACACGACGCGAAGGTACCGCCTGATGATGAAAGAACCGATCCTGCCCGTTCGCCTGGATGCGCAGCCCCTCGTCAAGACCGACAATCCGGAACGCCGCCTGCCGGTCCGCGCAGGCGCGCCGCTTTCAACGGTAGCACCTGAACACGACCTCCCCGACGACCATCACCGTTCGCCCATTCGGCGGCTCGTCATTGCGGGACTGACGACGATTCTGGTCGCTTTCGGCGGTTTTTTCGGTTGGGCGTTCTCGACGGAACTTAGCAGCGCCTCGGTCAGCAGCGGCACCATCGTCGTCGACTCCAAGCGCAAGACGATCAGTCATTTCGAAGGCGGAGTCCTGAGCCGCGTCCTGGTTCAGGAGGGCGATCACGTTGCCGCCGGGCAACCGGTCATCAAGCTCGAGGACACGCGTGCCCGCTCCGACCTCCAGGCACTCAAAAGCCGGCGCGTCGGCCTGATCGCAAAGCTCGCCCGTCTCCGGTCCGAGCAGGCGGGGGCGGCAGAGATAGGCTTCCCCGTCGATCTCGCCGGCACGGGCGACACGCCTGCCCGGGACGCCGTGATGGCGGAGACAGTGTTCTTCGAGAAACGCCGCGCGGCCAAGGAGGGGAAGATAGAGATTCAGCGCAAGACCATCGAGGAATATTCCGAGAAGGCCAAGTCGCTCGCCGCGCAGCTTCAGGCGACCGAGCGCCAGATCGAGCTCATGAACGAGCAGCGGACGGCAATCGCAACCCTGGTCGACAAGGCATTTGCCCAGCGCTCGAAGCTCATCGAGATCGACGCCCGGCTCAGCGAACTTGCCGCAACGCGCGGCGAAGTTGCCGGTGACAAGGCCCAGGCGGAAAAAGCGATGGCCGGGGCCGAGCTCACGTTGATCGGAATAGAAAGCGACTTCCAGTCGGAGATCGCCGGAGAGATCACTACGGCGCGGCTCGAACTGGCGGATGTCGAGGAGCGGATCATCGCTGCAGAGGACGTCCTGCGCCGCCTCGAGATCCGCTCTCCCCAGGCAGGCGTCATTGCCAATATCCAGCTGCGGACGCCCGGTAGCGCGGTCACCCCCGGCCAGCCACTGCTCGACATCGTCCCCGAGGACGAGCCGCTGCTCGTGGAGATGCATGTCAGCACGCGCGACATCGACAGCATTACAATCGGGTCCAAGACGCAGATCCGCCTGACGGCCTATAATCAGCGCACCCATTTGCCGCTCGACGGCAAGATCACCTATATCGCGGCCGACCAGTCGGTGGATGAGAAGTCCAACGTCTCCTATTTCGTGGCCCGTGCCGAGGTCGCGCCGGAATCCCTCGCCGCCAATCCCGACATCCGCCTCTATCCCGGCATGCCCGCCGAGTTGCTGATCGTGCACAAACCCCGTTCGGCAATCGACTATCTCGTTTCACCGGTCACCGACAGCTTTAACCGGGCGTTCCGGGAAGATTGACGGAGAATTCCACTAGCGACGATCGCATCGCACAAATTACTTTGAATTTTGAATCGTTTTACGGGTATTGCTCGAATAATAACTCCTAAAAATATATTGTGCTAATATTAACACATATTCCGAATCTTAGTCGAAACAGGAAAATAACCCCGAAATTACACGGATTTATTCCTGCTCTTGGATGTTGCCTTCTGGTTTATTGCGATGCACACTCCGGCACGCAATCTCGGCTCCCTGCCGATGATGCATGCATCAAACGACGAAGAGGAGTAAGCAGATGGCCACTTTGGAAGGCGGCGCATACGACGACGCCCTGTTTGGCTCTCGCTTTGACGATTTCATTCGCGCCCAAGGGGGTGATGATTTCGTCAACGGAGGCAAGGGGCACGACATCATCTTCGGTGACGGAGGTGACGACTTGCTGTTCGGCGACGACGGAAACGACACCGTGTTCGGCGGCGAAGGCACAGACATTCTTTATGGTGAGAAGGGCAACGATATCCTAGTCGGCGGATCGGGTGACGACCTGCTCGACGGCGACAAGGGTAACGACATCCTTCTTGGCGGCGAAGGCAACGACTTCCTCGTCGGCGGCAAGGGCAGCGACCTGCTCTACGGTGGCGCCGGCAACGACATCATCAATGGCGGCGAAGGCAACGATCTCCTGGTCGGTGGCCAGGGCAGCGATGTCTTCGTTTTCGATGGTGGTGGCGGCAACGACGTCATCCTCGACTTTACTCCCGGCGAGGACGTGCTGCAGATCTCCAAGGGCATCAATGGTCTGGACGTCACCGCGCCCGAGGACCTTGCTTCGCGCATCACCCAGGTCGGCGGCAATGTCGTGATCGACCTCGGCCATGGCGACACCCTGACGTTGGTGAACGCCGACGCCGAAGACATGCAGGCTCACCCCGAGAACTATTTCACCATCCACTGAGTTTGAACGGGCGCGCCCTGCCTCCTCCCGCGGGGCGTGCCACCTCCTGCAATCCGTCCAGAGGAGTAGCGTGTGACGTTTGACGACCGTACGAGGGGCGCCAGAGTTGTTTTCGACGACGCGAAGGCCTTTCGGCTCGGCTCCGATGTAGCCGTATTGATCCTTGACGTTCCCGCCAGGCTGCCGTCCGCGGCCAAGTACACACTCGTCATGCCTGAGCAACCGGTCCCGCTAGTCAGCACCACCCTCTCGCTCGCCGCCGGCGGCCATCGCATCCTCTGGGCCATGCGTCCCGGCAAGCAACCAGCCGCGGCGCAGATCTCGATCGAAAGCGGCAGCCTTCAAACGGTTACCCTGCGGCCTATCGGTGAACTGCCCCCCTTCGATGTCGAGACCCTGTTTGCCGATCTTGCGCCGGAGGCTTGCATCAAGTTCCTGAGCAATCTGTTGACGGCTTGGCGAAGCGCGTTCCGACTCTCCAGGGACCCGCTTTTCGTCGGGGTCGTCGAGGACGCGCTTCACGCGCTGACCTCGCGGCCGGGGCCGGCCAAGGCCGCTTGCCCCGTCGCTGAAGGACGATACCTGGTCGAGACCGCCATCGGTGCTGATTTCGGCGAGATCAGTGCCGTCTACGCGCTTACCGCGAATGCCGTCCTGCCACTCGCGTCATGGTCTCGCGTCGGCACCCAGGGGGAGAAGAACCTGCGGCCATGCCACTTGATCGTCGAATGTTCGAGGCTCCCTCAGTCCTTGGTGCTGCAGGGCAAAAGGGGCATCGCGGTCCGGGAGCTGGCCCCCGGCAATCCCCGTTACCCGAGCCTTCAAGCCTGGTGGACCGAACGCGGCCGCGCACCCGAGCTGCGCGAGTTTGTCGTGCGGTCGCTGTCGGGCGCGCCGGAAGGTGGCGCGGCAATGGCCACTGACCTGCAGCTCCGCGCCCCGTTGCCTGCGCGTCAGATCGGCAAATCCCCGATGCATCCCGCCGCCGAGGTCGACCTTGCTCTCGCCCTTTCGGGCGGCCTGCTCGCGGGGGGCTGGTCGCACGATCCCACAGGTATTCTCGCCGGGATCGACTACCTGAAAGAGGACGGCACGGCGGTGCCGCTCGATGGCAACTGGTATGAGTTTCCCGCCTGGGCGCGCGGAGTAAAAGAGGACTCAAGAACGGACGTGACTGGCTTTGTTGCCTGGCTGCCGCTCGATGAGCCATTGGGTACCCTCCTCCAGCCGCGCTTCCAGATGCGGCTCGCCTCCGGCGCAGTGAAGCCGCTCGTGCCGAGGCCGCAGCCCTTCGAGCCCACGGCGCAACGCAATCGCATCCTGCGCGCAGTCCCCCCGCAACACGCCATTGACCAAGCCTTCCGCACAATACTTGCGCCCGCTCTGCAGGATGTGGAACGGCGCCTGGGCAGGACGATAGAGGTCGACTACACGAAGGACTACGGCCTGCCGCGGGAGGCGCCGATCGTCTCGATCGTCGTGCCGCTTTACCGGGTTCTCGATTTCCTCCGCTTCCAGCTCTCCGGCATGGCGACGGATCCTTGGCTCGCGCGCAACGCGGAGATCATCTATGTGCTGGATTCGCCGGAAATCCAGGACGAGACGGAACATCTGCTCGGCGGCTTCCATCTCCTCCACGGCCTGCCGATGAAGCTCGTGGTCATGAACCGCAATGGCGGCTATGCACGGGCCTGCAACGCTGGTGCGCGCTTCGCGCGGGGCACTGTGATCGTGATGCTCAACTCCGACGTCGTGCCCAGGGCAACCGGCTGGTTGCAGGCGCTCATACGGCCACTTATGGAACAGAAGAGGCTCGGCGCCATCGGTCCGAAGCTCATCTTCGAGGACGGTTCGCTG comes from the Sinorhizobium garamanticum genome and includes:
- a CDS encoding HlyD family type I secretion periplasmic adaptor subunit, which codes for MMKEPILPVRLDAQPLVKTDNPERRLPVRAGAPLSTVAPEHDLPDDHHRSPIRRLVIAGLTTILVAFGGFFGWAFSTELSSASVSSGTIVVDSKRKTISHFEGGVLSRVLVQEGDHVAAGQPVIKLEDTRARSDLQALKSRRVGLIAKLARLRSEQAGAAEIGFPVDLAGTGDTPARDAVMAETVFFEKRRAAKEGKIEIQRKTIEEYSEKAKSLAAQLQATERQIELMNEQRTAIATLVDKAFAQRSKLIEIDARLSELAATRGEVAGDKAQAEKAMAGAELTLIGIESDFQSEIAGEITTARLELADVEERIIAAEDVLRRLEIRSPQAGVIANIQLRTPGSAVTPGQPLLDIVPEDEPLLVEMHVSTRDIDSITIGSKTQIRLTAYNQRTHLPLDGKITYIAADQSVDEKSNVSYFVARAEVAPESLAANPDIRLYPGMPAELLIVHKPRSAIDYLVSPVTDSFNRAFRED
- a CDS encoding type I secretion system permease/ATPase, which codes for MRNTVPNQMISKSQINANPAQNGTINPRLLVLRARRVFVVTLLYAALLSACINLLQLTMPLYMMQVHDRVLNSQSMDSLVMLTILALGALVVLGVLDFIRALTFQAMGSAVVRWLNLPVLTAAVQASADQGLARATQSLRDLTELRGFLTSSAVSAPLDAAWSPIFLGVLFLLHPLFGLIGAISVTVLVCCGLLNDLLTRQLMKEASQANIEAVSKIGATLRHAEAIEAMGMLPALAKKWRVAQLHALSVLEASGIRSRAMASITRSLRFAIQMISLAAGALLVMKQEISPGAMMATTILVGRLLLPFDSVIENWRQWVLAIAGWRRIEAALNEDLAVRQTMPTPRSEGDLVVDKLVYAAPGIDVPIIKGISFSLSPGEVLGIVGPSAAGKSTLARLLVGILKPTAGGAFLDGNNVYLWERSSFGKVAGYLPQSVSLLEGTIRENIARMEESDPYKVLEASRLADVHDMIGRLPLGYDTPVGEGQLTLSGGQRQRIALARCLYGRPRLIVLDEPNANLDAIGERALIRAVEDARRDGAIVILIAHRPAIMQVADKLLVLEGGRISQFGPRTDVVASMMPGETRREGTA
- a CDS encoding glycosyltransferase; this translates as MTFDDRTRGARVVFDDAKAFRLGSDVAVLILDVPARLPSAAKYTLVMPEQPVPLVSTTLSLAAGGHRILWAMRPGKQPAAAQISIESGSLQTVTLRPIGELPPFDVETLFADLAPEACIKFLSNLLTAWRSAFRLSRDPLFVGVVEDALHALTSRPGPAKAACPVAEGRYLVETAIGADFGEISAVYALTANAVLPLASWSRVGTQGEKNLRPCHLIVECSRLPQSLVLQGKRGIAVRELAPGNPRYPSLQAWWTERGRAPELREFVVRSLSGAPEGGAAMATDLQLRAPLPARQIGKSPMHPAAEVDLALALSGGLLAGGWSHDPTGILAGIDYLKEDGTAVPLDGNWYEFPAWARGVKEDSRTDVTGFVAWLPLDEPLGTLLQPRFQMRLASGAVKPLVPRPQPFEPTAQRNRILRAVPPQHAIDQAFRTILAPALQDVERRLGRTIEVDYTKDYGLPREAPIVSIVVPLYRVLDFLRFQLSGMATDPWLARNAEIIYVLDSPEIQDETEHLLGGFHLLHGLPMKLVVMNRNGGYARACNAGARFARGTVIVMLNSDVVPRATGWLQALIRPLMEQKRLGAIGPKLIFEDGSLQHAGLYFARDRHGVWLNHHFHKGMPGDYAPAQVPRSVPGVTGACLVTRRDIYELVGGYTEDYVIGDYEDSDLCLKIRRGGYDIGYEPAACLYHFERRSIRRSEDYMRGVASQYNSWLHTVRWNDDIADLMAAGSVNETIASFRGEAEARSAA
- a CDS encoding calcium-binding protein, producing MATLEGGAYDDALFGSRFDDFIRAQGGDDFVNGGKGHDIIFGDGGDDLLFGDDGNDTVFGGEGTDILYGEKGNDILVGGSGDDLLDGDKGNDILLGGEGNDFLVGGKGSDLLYGGAGNDIINGGEGNDLLVGGQGSDVFVFDGGGGNDVILDFTPGEDVLQISKGINGLDVTAPEDLASRITQVGGNVVIDLGHGDTLTLVNADAEDMQAHPENYFTIH
- a CDS encoding glycosyltransferase family 4 protein — translated: MHVAFVHRRGFGQFAALAHHLVEAGNEVTLVTETVDQRIPSVRVVRHRVEPGPRAHPQMARHLSAPDHHVRIGHRVAETFDAMARLGQVPDVVLGHIGWGSMMFVKDVLPRVPALGYCEFFYRAEGADVGFAPDDKPDSETRKRLRLRNVAQLLSLEAIEGGISPTNWQKSLYPADAQPRIAVCHEGIDTRRFRPDPAASLRLPDGRVLKAGDPVITFVARDLEPYRGFPQALEAAQKVIRRHPDALFVFVGGDGVSYGAPPPGGGSWKDHLLASLDVPRERVIFPGVVTHSVLRQLFQISAAHLYLTYPFVLSWSVLEAMACGALVIGSDTTPVQEVIRSGRNGLLVPFFDTDALAEAILGVLERPDDFRALRAAARRTVEQRFRLDDCLAQQLMLIGNATGKKIVPSKETHLA
- a CDS encoding MarR family transcriptional regulator translates to MNHRIHYPFADFADTVAVLPASDTMRKMPDNPETDRDGDGPLITYFELARVMERASRRFSGLLRTELSKIGVDDIGPAQAMVLLAIGEAELSVGELLDRGYYMGSNISYYLKQLGDGDYIDRIASQRDKRSARIRLSEKGRKLCANLREAAKSYERALTHGEQDRRNLETAFQTLHRLELVWGNAARYGI